The Paenibacillus swuensis genome contains the following window.
TCATCTTGCGCAACGTGAGGAGGTCGGCTTGGGGCCGGGCGATGATCGCGGTAAAGGAGAATGAAATTGCCGCAACTTCGGTGGGCATCAAGCCGTTCCGGGTTCAATACATCGCCTTTGCGCTCAGTTCCGTACTGGCCGGGTTGGCCGGGGCCATCTATGCGCATGCAAACAGTTTCATCAGCCCCGACACATTCGGCTTTCATATGTCGGTTCAACTGGTTCTCATCGTGATTCTGGGCGGCGCCGGCACGCTTCTGGGGCCGGTCATCGGTGCCTTGATTATCGTCATGCTGCCGGAGGTGCTGGAGCTGGAGAAGCTCCGGTTAGCCCTATACGGCAGCATTATGTTTCTGGTTTTGTATCTTTTGCCCAAAGGTATTGCAGGGACTGGAGGCGCATGGGTGAAGCGTTGGGTGCCCCTCAATCGCCGGCTTGCCCGAACAGAAGAGTTGCGGGGTCCTATAACGGCGACAACTACGTTGCCAGAGACAATAATACCGAAATCAACACGAACGCAAACACCGCGGTTGTCTTTAGACCGTTTGTTACCGGCGTTGCAAGCTAATGCTGTGACGGGGAAGGAAGCCGTGCTGCAAGTACGGGGGCTGAATAAAAGCTTCGGCGGACTGCATGTCGTCAAGGATGTGAGCTTTGATGTCGCCACAGGCACAGTTCACACCTTGGTGGGGCCGAACGGCGCGGGCAAGACGACGGTGCTCAACATGATCTCCGGCTTCTACCCGTGCGACGCCGGCGCCGTCACGCTCCAAGCCCGGCCGCTGTCCGGCCTGTCGCTCCAGCAGATCGCCGCCGCGGGCATCTCCCGCACATTCCAGCACACCCGCCTCTTCGGCGAGTTGTCCGTGCTGGAGAATGTCATGGCGGCGATGGCCGACAGCTTCCGGCCGGGACTGCTCGCGGCGCTGGCCCGTACCGGCGCCGCCCGGGCACACGAAGCCGACCTGGCGGTCCGCGCTCACGCGTATCTCGACCTGGTCGGCTATGCCGGCGATCGCTCGGAGCCCGCGACGGCGTTGCCGTACGGCCACCAGCGCATGGTCGAGATCGCAAGAGCGCTCGCGGTGCAGCCGCGGCTGCTCTTGCTGGATGAGCCCGCCGCGGGCATGACGGCGGGCGAGATCGAGCATCTGGAGAATGTCATAAGCAAGCTGAAGTCAGCCGGCTTGTCCATTCTCCTGATTGAGCACCACATGGATTTTGTCGCCCGAGTCTCGGACCGGGTGACGGTACTGGACTACGGCAGCATCATTGCCGAAGGGACGCCTGAAGAAATATGCCGGAACCCGCGCGTCATTCAGGCTTATCTCGGCGAGGAGGATGACGATGCTTAAAATCAACGATCTGCACGTCCGCTATGGCGCGGTGCAAGCGTTACGCGGCGTCTCCATGAACGTGGGCGAAGGAGAAATTGTAGCCGTCATCGGCGCGAACGGCGCGGGGAAGTCCTCCTTAATGAACGCGATTATCGGATTGGTAAAACCCGCGTCGGGCTCCGTTCTCCTGGAAGGAAAGGAAATCTCTGCTCTGCCCGCCCACCGCACATCGGCGCTGGGTGTGGCCTTGGTGCCCGAACGCAGGGAAACCTTCGGCGCGCTGACGGTAATGGAGAACTTACGGATGGGGTTAAGCATACACCCGGGGAAGATGCGCAAATCCGATCTCAGCCAAGAGCTGGAGCCGCTCTTCCTGCGGTTTCCCCGGTTGAAAGAGCGGCTGAACCAGACGGCGGGAACGCTCAGCGGCGGGGAGCAACAGATGCTGACGTTGTCGCGGGCTTTAATCCGCAAGCCGAAGCTGCTCTTGCTGGATGAGCCTTCGCTCGGATTGGCGCCGATCATCGTAAACGAGATATTCCGCATCATCCGCGGGCTTAAAGCCGACGGCGTCACCATCGTGCTTGTGGAGCAACTGGCTCGCAAGGCGTTGTCCGTGGCGGATCGCGCTTATGTGCTGGAGAACGGCTCCTTCGTCATGGAAGGCACGGCCGCGGATCTTCTGCGAGATGCCGACATTACGAAAGCATACCTGGGCGGAGCAACCGGTGGAACCGCAGCATCCGGAGCAACTGAATCTATTGGAGGACGAGAACATGAATATGATCATCAAGCAGGTGCGCGTAGACCGTGAATTGAAGGATCTGGTGCTGGAGCACGGAAAGATCAAGGAAATTGCGCCAAGCGGTACCGTTATGGACCAGAGTTTCACCAGTTGGGATGCAAAAGGATTGCTGTACCTACCGGCTCTGACAGACATGCATTGTCATCTGGATAAGCATTTTCTGGGCGAAGATTGGAGGCCGCTGCAACCGTTTGTGACGCTGGAGAAACAATTAAAATTCGAGAAAGAGATGCTCGCAAGCTTGCGCCATCCGGTGCAAGAAAGAGCGATGTTGCTCGCGCAGCTCCTGTTGAGTCAAGGCACGACCCGCATCCGGACGCATGTGGACGTCGATCCCGACATCGGATTAAGTCATCTCGAAGCGGTACTAGAGGTTAAGGAGCAATTGAAGGACCGAATGGATATCGAGATTGTGGCGTTCCCCCAACAAGGCTTGCTTCGTTCCGGCTCCGTCGGCGTCATGAAGGAAGCGTTGCGCCGCGGTGCTCAGTACGTGGGGGGCGTGGATCCGGCAGGTTTGGACCTAAGAGTGGAGGCCAGCCTGCAAGCCATGTTCGAGCTTAGCGCCGAATTTAACGCGGGGGTGGATCTCCATCTGCATGATGCAGGGCATCTCGGCTTATATACAATTGATCTTGTAGCGGATTATACAGCTCAAGGAAATAAACAAGGGAGAGTCGCGGTCAGTCACGCTTATTGCCTGGGGATGGTCTCTGAGCAGGAGGCGGCTTCTACTTTGGACGCGGTCAGAGAAGCGGGTGTAACCATCCTGTCCAGTGTACCGACAGACCGTCCGATGCCGAGTGCGGACGCCTTGGCTCGCGCGGGGGTGACCTTCCGACTGGGCACCGACAATATCAATGACGCATGGTCGCCTTACGGCAACGGAGACATGCTGCAACGCGCTTCGCGATTGGCGGAGAAGAGCGGGTGGGTAACTGATGAGCAATTGATTTCAACCTATGCGCTGGCGACGGAACGCTCCTTGACACCTTTGGTCGGTGAAGAAGCAAGTTTTATGCTGGTGGATGCGCTCAATGTACAGCATGCCATGGCTTCGGCCCCGCGCAGGGAAGCCGTCTTTTCCAAAGGGCATCTGGTTTATCAGCCCATGTCGCACACCCCCTCGACATCCCGCCTGTCTGCCGCAAGCACTCAGGAAATGGCCCGTTAAATACTGAAATTCGGAAACCTTATGTCATCGGACATAGGGTTTCTTTGCGGAATGACGTATTTTTCAAAAAGTGGACTAGTATACTAGCAAAGGCGGAGGGTTTATTTTGCGGGAAGAATGAGGATGATGTTGGGTAGGGACCAAATGTTTGTTGAGAGTTCGTAAAGCGGCCTTATCTTGAGGTCCGGCGAGCTATAATAGGTATATAGGCGGTGGTTAAATGCGATCAGTCCCGGTAAAAAAGGTGCTGCTTCTGACGCTGAAAGCGCTCCTGGCCGTACTCGTCCTTTATTATGTCATCCGCAGTATTCCTTTGGAGCCGGCCCAGGTCTCGAATTATTTGCGTCATAGCGGCATGTATTTCTATGCTTCGTTAGGGGTGTTTACGCTTTTCCTTGTTTTGCAGGCGGCGATCTGGGTCACGATCCTGAATGACGGGCAGCGCAGACTTCCTTACGGGCTTGGATTAAGAATTTATATCAACTCCCAATTCGCCAAGTATATTCCCGGCGGGTTCTGGAATTATGCGGGACGCGTGGCGCTCACAAGCCGCGAAGGGGTGAAGCTGGATGTGCAGATGACCACGATCCTCTACGAGAATGTATTGATTGTGCTTGCGGCTCTAGTTTATTCCCTGGGGTTGGCCATCAGTCTTCATCTGTTGCCCGCGGCGGTATTATTACCGGTAGGACTGTTCCTGTTGCTGGTCTATTTATATTATGAAAAAGGCACCGCCTGGCTTCGCAGGGGATCGGTCCGATGGATGCGGATGCGCCCGTTTCGCCGCTTTGCGGAGCGGTTGTCGCCCGGCAGCGCGTTTCACCTGAGCCGGGAAAAGTTCTTCCTCTATCTGGCCTACTTTCTCGGCAGCCATCTTGTGATGGGCGCGGCGTTCTGGCTGCTGTTGCGCAGCTTTCCCACCGAGGAAATCGGCATCGGCTACGCGGCCGGCACGTTCGCATCCTCTTGGCTCCTCGGACTGCTCAGTCCGTTGCCCGGGGGGCTTGGCGTACGGGAAGGATTTCTTGTCTACTTTCTATCTTTTCGGATGGACAAGGAGACCGCCGTACAAATTTCCGTCATTGCGCGGCTGTGGAATGTGATGAGCGAAATTCTGTTTTTTGCCTTGATGAACGGGGTTCATATTTTGAGAAAAAGGATGAGATTACATGGTTCGTAAAAAGGTTCTTCTGGTTACGGGCGTGTTTCCACCCGGCGTCGGCGGCATGCAGCAATATTATCATCACTTGTCCAGGCAATCGGGTCATGATGTCACGGTATTGGCGCCCAAGTATGCGGGAGACGAAGAATTCGACGCCTTGCAGCCTTATAAGATTATTCGGGGTCCTTTTATTCAAAATGAAGGGATTGACTTCACCTCCTGGTTTCGGCTGTTTCGCTATGTGCGCCATGCGATTCGACGGGAGAGGGCGGACGTTACGATCTATGGCTTCGTGCTGATCGGCATTATCGGGTATGTGCTGAAGCTGTTTATGGGGCATAAATATATGATTTCAACGCACGGGATGGATATGCTCATGTTTCGGCGGTTCGTCGGATTGAATTATGTGATTAAGTTGATTTTGCGCAATGCGGACGGCGTGTTGACGAACAGTCATTTCACGAAGCGGTATGTGGAAGAATACGGGGTCGATCCCGCGCGGATCGAGCTTGTGTATCCCGGTGTGGAGGACGTGTACGAGAAGCAGGGGAAGAATGCGGAGTTGATACGTAAGCATGGGCTTGAGGGCAAATACGTCATGCTGTCGGTTAGCCGGTTGGTGCTGCGCAAAGGGCATGACCGCGTGATTGAGTCGATGCCGGAGGTGATCCGGTTGATCCCGAACGCTGTGTATCTGATTATCGGTGACGGGCCGGAGCGCGGGCGGTTGGAGCAGTTGGCCCAGCAGCACGGGGTGGCGGACCGGGTCCAGTTCCTCGGCAACGTTCATGACAGCAAACTGTTGAATGCGTATTACAACACATGCGATCAGTTTCTGATGGTATGCCGTCAGCTCAGTAACCGGGATGCCGAAGGCTTTGGCATCGTGTATATGGAAGCCGCTTCAGCGGGCATTCCGGTGATCGCCGGGCGCTCCGGCGGCGCGGGGGAAGCGGTGCTGGACGGCGAGACCGGCTTGCTCGTGGACCCGAACTCGCCTGCGGACATCGCCGCCGCGGTGCACAGGTTGCGCGATGATACAGCACTGCGCGAGAAGCTGACCCGGCAAGGGTATGCGCGCGCGAAAGGGAAGTTCCGCTACGTGTTTCTGGCGGAAACGTTCGATCGCTATGTCGGCTACGTTTGCGCCGGCAAGCCGCATGTGAAGGTGAAGAAGAAACGCAAAGAGATTCGCAACGCGAATATATAGGGGCCGCGGCAGGGCAAGGCAAGGCAATGCAATGCAATGCGCCCCAAGAAAAAGGGCCGATCCGCGGATCGGCTCTTTGCTATGTTTACATCCTACGCCTAATGGGTAAATTGACTTCTGTCGGGAAAAAGGATAGTGTATAGCTTAAAGGTTTTATACAATTAAATCATACACAATTGAGGAGACGGAGAAGAGATGAATATGAATTCGAAATTTCAGCCTTTATTTGAGAAGTTAACGTTGCGCAATGGGCGCGAATTGAAGAATAGAGTGGTTATGGCGCCCATGACCAATTTTGCCTCCCATGAGGACGGGACAGTTTCGCAAGATGAGCTGAAGTATTACGCCCGCCGCTCAGGCGGAGCAGGCATGGTAATCACCGCTTGCACGTACGTGACGCCTAACGGCAAAGGGTTCCCGGGGGAATTCGGAGGTCACAGCGACGAGATGATCGAAAGCCTGCGGAGCTTGGCTGCGACGATTAAAGAGCAAGGCGCCGCAGCCGTGCTCCAGATCTTCCACGGCGGACGCAGCTGTCCCGCCAACCTCGTCCCGGACGGCGATGTGGTCAGCGCCAGCGCCATTCCGGCGGAAGCGGAAGGCGCGGTAACGCCGCGCGAGTTAACCGAAGCGGAAGTGGACGAGATCATTAAGGCTTTCGGCGACACAACACGACGCGCCATCCAGGCGGGCTTTGACGGTGTGGAAATCCACGGCGCGAACGGCTACCTGGTCCAACAGTTCTTCTCCCCGCATTCCAACCGCCGTACAGACCGATTCGGCGGGAGCTTGGAGAAGCGCATGACCTTCCCGCTGGCGATTGTGGAAGAGGTGAAAAAGGTGGTCGCGGCCGAAGCCGATCCATCCTTCATCGTGGGTTACCGGTTCTCGCCGGAAGAGCCGGAAACGCCGGGAATCACGATGGAAGATACAGCGGCGCTGGTGAACGCGTTAGCGGAACAACAACTGGATTATCTCCATATCTCCCTGATGGAGATCGATTCGAAAGCACGTCGCGGTGCGGATCCTTCCCGCACACGTCTCGAGCTCGTGCTAGAAACGATTGCGGGCCGGACCCCGCTCATCGGCGTTGGCTCCATTCATACGCCGGACGAAGCGGTTGCGGCGCTGGAGTCAGGCTCGGCGATGGTAGCTTTGGGCCGTGAACTCATTATGGAACCCGACTGGGTGGAGAAAGTGCAACAAGGCCGCGAGGCGGAGATCCGAACGACCGTAAGCAAGGATGATCAAGCTGAGCTGGTTGTGCCGGATGCGCTGTGGGCAGCCATTATCAACTCACCAGGTTGGTTTCCGGTGAAATAAACAGTAGAAGACATGACCCTTGGGCCATGTCTTCTTTATTTTGCACATATTCAATTACTCCACAGGCACATTCACAGCAATAATCCCATATTTCTGCGGTTGATCCGTAGTCGCGCCGAACCACACTTCGCCGAGCCCCGCCATCACCCCTTGTTCATTGGCAAAAAGAGACTCCGGTGTCCCGGCCGTAATAACCCCCTTCATTTTGTCCGAAAACACTTGCTTATATTGGGCCACTAAGGCTTCTTTGTCGCTGATTTCCGTGACCGCGCCGCCGTTTACTCTCATCGGGTAGAGAATGTGTCTCGCGAGCTTCTCCGCATCATCCGCTGCAACCGCGACTTGCACCTCCGCCACCATTTGCATAAATGCCTGTTGATCCCGGATGCCCGCGACTTCATAGGCAGTGTTTTTTTGACGTGCGGCTTTCTCATGTGCTGTTTCCGCGTTTCCGCAACCTGATGCTATAACCAAAGTGAATGCCAAAACGGCAAGTCTCAACAAATATGTTCTCATGATAATGATGTTCCTCTTTTCTGAATAAGGATGTAATAGTAAACGCCGCGCCGACTCGTAATGTTGCATGTAATTAATGGAAGGAAAGCTTACATAGCCTATTGACAACCCTTTTACACGCCGCTAACATAAATTGTTAAATACGTATAAGACTTGCTGCGATGTGGTGGATCCGATTCATGATGAGTGGATGTGACAAAGAGGAGGAAGCTGGCATGCAAGAAGAACGGATCAAGGATTGGATTCACGAGATGCCGAAGGTGGATTTACACCTTCATCTGGATGGCAGCCTGAAGCCGGAGACCGTGTTGGAACTGGCCGGGGAGCAGGGGTTAGCACTGCCAGCGCGGGATGTGGAGGGCCTGATACCTTATATGCGGGTAACGGATGCGTGCAGCTCCTTGCGGGAGTATTTGTTAAAGTTCGAATTTACAACGCGGTTCATGCAAACGGGTAAAGCGCTGGAAAGGCTCGCCTACGAGGCGGTTGAAGAAGCGGCTGGGCACAAGTGCGTGTACGTGGAAGTCCGGTTTGCGCCGCAATTGCATCGAGCCGGCGGGTTGTCCGCGGAGGATGCGATTGGTCATGTCATCGCCGGGCTGCGACGGGGGGAGCGGGATTATGGGGTCAAAGCCCGGGCCATTGCGATCTGCATGCGGCACCATACCGGCAAGATGAACATGGAAGTGGTGGAGGCGGCTGCTGCTTTTATCGGGCATGGGCTGGTCGCGGTGGATTTAGCGGGAGATGAGGAGGCTTATCCGGCCTCGGGCTTTCGCGAATTGTTCGCTGCGGCGGATAAAAGGGCTTTGCCGGTCACCATTCATGCCGGGGAAGCTGCGGGAGCGGATAACATCAGGGAAGCGGTGTCCAATTTGGGCGCGACGCGTATTGGTCACGGCGTAAGGATGAACGAAGACCCGCGGGTTTTGGCGTTGGTAGCGAAGCGAGGCATTCCGCTGGAAATGTGCCCGGTGAGCAACATCCAGACGAAGGCGGTCGCGGGCTGGAGCGCCTATCCGATACGAGAATAT
Protein-coding sequences here:
- a CDS encoding branched-chain amino acid ABC transporter ATP-binding protein/permease translates to MESEAALTRGKTFGFGKLSLSVSLLVPVLSLLAVAPLFLSSYYTNILYMIGIYVMIAAGMNILIGYCGIVSIGHAGLMAVGAYVSAYFSNTYGLSFWVTGLIGVAAALLTGTLFAIPTLRAGGVYLSMVTIAFGIVINEILIRWDGFSGGPLGISGIAKPSALGYTFTLTSMYELVLVGALTALFILRNVRRSAWGRAMIAVKENEIAATSVGIKPFRVQYIAFALSSVLAGLAGAIYAHANSFISPDTFGFHMSVQLVLIVILGGAGTLLGPVIGALIIVMLPEVLELEKLRLALYGSIMFLVLYLLPKGIAGTGGAWVKRWVPLNRRLARTEELRGPITATTTLPETIIPKSTRTQTPRLSLDRLLPALQANAVTGKEAVLQVRGLNKSFGGLHVVKDVSFDVATGTVHTLVGPNGAGKTTVLNMISGFYPCDAGAVTLQARPLSGLSLQQIAAAGISRTFQHTRLFGELSVLENVMAAMADSFRPGLLAALARTGAARAHEADLAVRAHAYLDLVGYAGDRSEPATALPYGHQRMVEIARALAVQPRLLLLDEPAAGMTAGEIEHLENVISKLKSAGLSILLIEHHMDFVARVSDRVTVLDYGSIIAEGTPEEICRNPRVIQAYLGEEDDDA
- a CDS encoding ABC transporter ATP-binding protein; translated protein: MLKINDLHVRYGAVQALRGVSMNVGEGEIVAVIGANGAGKSSLMNAIIGLVKPASGSVLLEGKEISALPAHRTSALGVALVPERRETFGALTVMENLRMGLSIHPGKMRKSDLSQELEPLFLRFPRLKERLNQTAGTLSGGEQQMLTLSRALIRKPKLLLLDEPSLGLAPIIVNEIFRIIRGLKADGVTIVLVEQLARKALSVADRAYVLENGSFVMEGTAADLLRDADITKAYLGGATGGTAASGATESIGGREHEYDHQAGARRP
- a CDS encoding amidohydrolase family protein, which translates into the protein MIIKQVRVDRELKDLVLEHGKIKEIAPSGTVMDQSFTSWDAKGLLYLPALTDMHCHLDKHFLGEDWRPLQPFVTLEKQLKFEKEMLASLRHPVQERAMLLAQLLLSQGTTRIRTHVDVDPDIGLSHLEAVLEVKEQLKDRMDIEIVAFPQQGLLRSGSVGVMKEALRRGAQYVGGVDPAGLDLRVEASLQAMFELSAEFNAGVDLHLHDAGHLGLYTIDLVADYTAQGNKQGRVAVSHAYCLGMVSEQEAASTLDAVREAGVTILSSVPTDRPMPSADALARAGVTFRLGTDNINDAWSPYGNGDMLQRASRLAEKSGWVTDEQLISTYALATERSLTPLVGEEASFMLVDALNVQHAMASAPRREAVFSKGHLVYQPMSHTPSTSRLSAASTQEMAR
- a CDS encoding lysylphosphatidylglycerol synthase domain-containing protein, which translates into the protein MRSVPVKKVLLLTLKALLAVLVLYYVIRSIPLEPAQVSNYLRHSGMYFYASLGVFTLFLVLQAAIWVTILNDGQRRLPYGLGLRIYINSQFAKYIPGGFWNYAGRVALTSREGVKLDVQMTTILYENVLIVLAALVYSLGLAISLHLLPAAVLLPVGLFLLLVYLYYEKGTAWLRRGSVRWMRMRPFRRFAERLSPGSAFHLSREKFFLYLAYFLGSHLVMGAAFWLLLRSFPTEEIGIGYAAGTFASSWLLGLLSPLPGGLGVREGFLVYFLSFRMDKETAVQISVIARLWNVMSEILFFALMNGVHILRKRMRLHGS
- a CDS encoding glycosyltransferase family 4 protein; its protein translation is MVRKKVLLVTGVFPPGVGGMQQYYHHLSRQSGHDVTVLAPKYAGDEEFDALQPYKIIRGPFIQNEGIDFTSWFRLFRYVRHAIRRERADVTIYGFVLIGIIGYVLKLFMGHKYMISTHGMDMLMFRRFVGLNYVIKLILRNADGVLTNSHFTKRYVEEYGVDPARIELVYPGVEDVYEKQGKNAELIRKHGLEGKYVMLSVSRLVLRKGHDRVIESMPEVIRLIPNAVYLIIGDGPERGRLEQLAQQHGVADRVQFLGNVHDSKLLNAYYNTCDQFLMVCRQLSNRDAEGFGIVYMEAASAGIPVIAGRSGGAGEAVLDGETGLLVDPNSPADIAAAVHRLRDDTALREKLTRQGYARAKGKFRYVFLAETFDRYVGYVCAGKPHVKVKKKRKEIRNANI
- a CDS encoding NADH-dependent flavin oxidoreductase — its product is MNSKFQPLFEKLTLRNGRELKNRVVMAPMTNFASHEDGTVSQDELKYYARRSGGAGMVITACTYVTPNGKGFPGEFGGHSDEMIESLRSLAATIKEQGAAAVLQIFHGGRSCPANLVPDGDVVSASAIPAEAEGAVTPRELTEAEVDEIIKAFGDTTRRAIQAGFDGVEIHGANGYLVQQFFSPHSNRRTDRFGGSLEKRMTFPLAIVEEVKKVVAAEADPSFIVGYRFSPEEPETPGITMEDTAALVNALAEQQLDYLHISLMEIDSKARRGADPSRTRLELVLETIAGRTPLIGVGSIHTPDEAVAALESGSAMVALGRELIMEPDWVEKVQQGREAEIRTTVSKDDQAELVVPDALWAAIINSPGWFPVK
- the add gene encoding adenosine deaminase, which gives rise to MQEERIKDWIHEMPKVDLHLHLDGSLKPETVLELAGEQGLALPARDVEGLIPYMRVTDACSSLREYLLKFEFTTRFMQTGKALERLAYEAVEEAAGHKCVYVEVRFAPQLHRAGGLSAEDAIGHVIAGLRRGERDYGVKARAIAICMRHHTGKMNMEVVEAAAAFIGHGLVAVDLAGDEEAYPASGFRELFAAADKRALPVTIHAGEAAGADNIREAVSNLGATRIGHGVRMNEDPRVLALVAKRGIPLEMCPVSNIQTKAVAGWSAYPIREYMEQGVKVTINTDNPSVSGTNLTREFLMLREKLDFSIREMTALVLNGLDAAYLEDSEKKALKREVRARLSAMGVL